In Marivirga salinae, a single window of DNA contains:
- a CDS encoding tetratricopeptide repeat protein: MRNFTQKIVLSVFALLLVFNFDLTAQNEAEIERAKQKYSRSIKYNDFAVAKNAIYDLLILEPNNTSYLDSLAYMYFEFNQFASAALVGRDALKNNPNNQMMLQISAKSLDQLGALDQSLKMYQKLYTISDDGFVLFEVIQKQYDLKKYDDAMINSELLLGKRIVEGSRVYAKDQNGNEIEVPFKAVIKNLQGMIARGQGDEESAKKYFNSALNLAPNYALPKENLNPKD, from the coding sequence ATGCGAAATTTTACTCAAAAAATAGTTCTGTCGGTTTTTGCTTTACTATTGGTATTTAATTTTGATTTAACAGCTCAAAATGAAGCTGAAATTGAAAGAGCTAAGCAGAAGTACAGTAGATCAATTAAATACAATGATTTTGCTGTTGCTAAAAATGCTATATATGATTTACTGATTTTAGAGCCAAATAATACCTCATACCTAGATTCATTGGCCTATATGTATTTTGAGTTTAATCAATTTGCATCTGCAGCTTTAGTGGGCAGGGATGCTTTGAAGAATAATCCAAATAATCAAATGATGTTGCAAATCAGTGCTAAAAGCTTGGATCAATTAGGTGCTTTGGATCAATCCTTGAAAATGTATCAAAAGCTTTATACTATTTCTGATGATGGCTTTGTATTATTTGAAGTAATTCAAAAACAATATGACCTGAAAAAATATGATGACGCTATGATTAATTCAGAGTTATTGTTGGGTAAAAGAATAGTTGAAGGCAGTCGGGTTTATGCGAAAGACCAGAATGGAAATGAAATTGAAGTTCCTTTTAAGGCCGTCATCAAAAACTTACAAGGAATGATTGCAAGAGGACAGGGAGATGAGGAATCTGCAAAAAAATACTTTAATAGTGCATTAAATTTAGCGCCAAACTACGCTTTACCAAAAGAAAATTTGAATCCTAAAGACTAA